The following proteins are encoded in a genomic region of Thiomicrospira sp. R3:
- a CDS encoding TonB-dependent receptor plug domain-containing protein, giving the protein MKKITVLAMTLFYCNVCMGEQSLQTITVYGDNNLVLPKDIALESNAGKRVINQNEINSTPLGNASISEVVRTVPGVEYSDPAKTSSQGGEIAPGRLSISGGRPYQNNFIVDGLPNNNIIDPNSSSTDDYGRLSGHAQDHFIDVELVDRLVVYTSNVPAKYGRFTGGVVDVTLKKPDQRASGRFSVRHTSDRQTQFHIDNKQIFEFENSSSSNSQPKFDKWQYGLFLNKPLTDTSAFYIDLKRNTSTIPLRHLGGSKSESRQLDNALLKYSSDITDNHVLDLTLNYSPYEEVRFSQGVKDSDYKVIGGGEAIKFALDSVLDTGLLTSNFGVTRSQSERIASSNYYEWARSPSKSWGAFTSTQNRSREGAKGHLKQEQNRIFYSADYERTPFKLIGSDSIFKTGLMLENVSARKFRRADASAYFVGQDEDSRPISGMSRLRCNGAEACVESEQYAAYKNVHLAEDNQADITSLGAYIENTWHYDRFSLRLGLRYDYNNFMQNNDFAYRSFAKLDLFGNHSVYLTGGLNRYYGQTFLTYKLQQAGNTYQRYYRGLVGEIDGFGRRTFSPKEWVLSSDRNLNRYNYSELKTPYKDEHSIGFESQLFNGVLSIEYLGRQGKNEFSQSHSLVRQDGYRYYEQANDGWSRFDQLSLSWQKVWGNQLLKMAFTKSNSKTSNLSYDQQVQEDQVLTKVYFIDRLVEHASIPSTPVIIPNRFAMSYHYMPDVGFGVGSYLNWTQAYTNLEYTGELYRYRSDENELLAATIYDYVNYGEQLTVDLSLRYKLKLGNKVLETTVDINNLFDQMQTITAKREQYRLGRQFWLGVKYAW; this is encoded by the coding sequence TAGCAATGACCTTGTTTTATTGCAATGTGTGTATGGGTGAGCAATCTCTGCAAACGATTACTGTATATGGTGATAATAATTTGGTCTTACCAAAAGACATTGCTTTAGAAAGCAATGCAGGGAAGCGTGTAATTAATCAAAATGAAATTAATTCAACACCTTTGGGTAACGCAAGTATCAGCGAGGTGGTTAGAACGGTTCCCGGGGTCGAATATTCTGATCCTGCAAAAACATCGAGCCAAGGTGGCGAAATAGCACCAGGTCGATTATCGATTAGTGGAGGTCGCCCCTATCAAAATAATTTTATTGTTGATGGGCTTCCTAATAACAATATCATTGACCCAAACTCATCAAGCACTGACGATTATGGGCGGCTATCAGGTCATGCTCAAGACCATTTTATTGATGTTGAGCTAGTTGATAGGCTTGTTGTGTATACAAGCAATGTACCTGCGAAGTACGGTCGTTTTACAGGAGGGGTTGTTGATGTTACTTTAAAAAAACCAGACCAGAGAGCATCAGGAAGGTTTAGTGTTCGCCATACTTCTGACCGCCAAACGCAGTTTCATATTGATAATAAGCAGATCTTTGAATTCGAAAACTCCTCGTCATCGAATTCGCAACCTAAGTTTGATAAATGGCAATATGGTTTATTTCTAAACAAGCCTTTGACTGATACTTCTGCTTTTTATATTGATTTAAAAAGAAATACTTCGACTATACCTTTAAGGCACTTGGGTGGCAGTAAGAGTGAATCTCGTCAATTGGACAATGCCTTGCTGAAGTATTCGTCAGATATTACAGATAATCACGTTTTGGATCTTACTTTAAATTATTCGCCTTATGAAGAGGTTAGGTTTAGCCAAGGTGTAAAAGATAGCGATTACAAAGTTATTGGAGGGGGGGAGGCTATAAAATTTGCCTTAGATTCTGTTTTAGATACGGGGCTTTTGACTTCTAATTTTGGAGTTACGCGCAGTCAGTCAGAACGCATTGCAAGTTCAAATTATTATGAATGGGCAAGATCTCCTTCCAAATCGTGGGGTGCTTTTACATCAACGCAAAACCGATCTAGAGAAGGGGCAAAAGGCCATCTAAAACAAGAACAAAATCGGATTTTTTATAGTGCAGATTATGAGCGAACACCTTTTAAGTTAATAGGTTCAGATTCTATTTTTAAAACTGGACTGATGCTTGAAAATGTAAGTGCACGAAAGTTCAGGCGTGCAGATGCAAGTGCCTATTTTGTTGGTCAAGATGAAGATAGTCGACCTATATCAGGTATGAGTAGGTTAAGGTGTAATGGAGCTGAAGCCTGTGTAGAATCCGAGCAATATGCGGCCTATAAAAATGTTCACTTGGCAGAAGATAATCAGGCTGATATAACCTCGCTCGGTGCGTATATTGAAAATACCTGGCACTATGATCGTTTTTCATTAAGGCTGGGTTTGCGTTATGACTACAATAACTTTATGCAAAATAATGATTTTGCCTATCGGAGTTTTGCAAAATTAGACTTATTTGGCAATCACTCTGTTTATCTAACAGGTGGGTTAAATAGATATTATGGTCAGACGTTTTTAACCTATAAATTACAGCAGGCTGGCAACACATATCAACGCTATTATAGAGGGTTAGTCGGAGAAATTGATGGTTTCGGTCGTCGTACTTTTTCGCCAAAGGAATGGGTGCTTAGCTCTGATCGAAATTTAAATAGATATAACTATTCTGAGCTTAAAACTCCCTATAAAGATGAGCACTCGATAGGGTTTGAAAGTCAGTTGTTTAATGGCGTTTTATCCATAGAGTATCTTGGCAGACAGGGGAAGAATGAATTTTCTCAGAGCCATAGTTTGGTAAGGCAAGATGGTTATCGCTATTACGAGCAAGCAAATGATGGTTGGAGTAGGTTTGATCAATTATCACTTTCTTGGCAGAAAGTATGGGGGAACCAGCTATTAAAAATGGCGTTTACTAAATCTAATTCGAAAACTAGTAATTTAAGTTATGACCAGCAAGTTCAAGAGGATCAAGTTTTAACAAAGGTTTATTTTATTGATCGTCTCGTTGAGCACGCCTCAATACCAAGCACGCCTGTCATTATCCCCAATAGGTTTGCCATGTCTTATCACTATATGCCAGACGTAGGCTTTGGTGTTGGCAGCTATCTAAACTGGACGCAAGCATACACTAACCTGGAATATACAGGTGAACTCTATCGTTATAGAAGTGACGAGAATGAGCTATTAGCGGCGACCATCTATGATTATGTTAATTATGGTGAACAATTGACGGTTGATTTGTCATTACGTTACAAATTAAAACTTGGTAATAAAGTTCTGGAAACAACCGTAGATATTAATAATCTGTTTGATCAAATGCAAACCATAACAGCTAAACGTGAGCAGTACCGACTAGGTCGTCAGTTTTGGCTAGGAGTTAAGTATGCTTGGTAG
- a CDS encoding cytochrome c peroxidase yields MLGRWYRAGFFFSTFLLIQVSSAHEGKGVELTKQQIFAQYLLDKEVWPKPHLDEGVMHIELASLPEVSYPKGNLYSDEKYQLGRHLFFDPRLSRSGQIACASCHEPQLGWADGKRFSHGHNRAEGTMNSPTILYTGHLSALFWDGRAKSLEAVAIDAMTNPIEMAADEESVVKTLGSISGYQELFRVSFPGETISFQTISKALATFIRGQNPDTPFDRFMRGNPMALNEDQIHGMHLFRTKARCMNCHQGAMLTDQKFHHLGTSFYGVDGFRGRASATGDLRETGQFRTQPLRAATITPPFMHNGLVNSLPHLIEMYSMGWWQNNPPSNKSLDDKDFPKLSPHIQALELTKDEKKDLESFLHALSPSVHFVATPQYLPSSNKQELKK; encoded by the coding sequence ATGCTTGGTAGGTGGTATAGAGCTGGTTTTTTCTTTTCAACGTTTCTATTGATACAGGTATCGAGTGCTCATGAGGGGAAGGGAGTTGAGTTAACTAAACAGCAAATCTTTGCACAATATCTTTTAGATAAGGAAGTCTGGCCTAAACCTCATCTAGACGAGGGAGTGATGCATATTGAATTGGCATCACTTCCCGAAGTTTCTTATCCAAAAGGGAATCTTTATTCTGATGAGAAATATCAGCTTGGAAGGCATCTTTTTTTTGATCCTCGTCTTTCAAGGTCTGGGCAAATAGCGTGTGCTTCATGTCATGAACCTCAGTTGGGTTGGGCTGATGGAAAAAGGTTTTCACATGGTCATAACCGAGCTGAAGGCACAATGAATTCACCGACAATTCTTTATACAGGACATTTGAGCGCGTTATTTTGGGATGGCCGAGCAAAAAGCTTGGAGGCTGTAGCGATTGATGCCATGACCAATCCAATTGAAATGGCAGCCGATGAAGAGAGTGTGGTAAAAACACTTGGTTCTATTTCAGGTTATCAGGAATTATTTAGGGTGTCATTTCCTGGCGAAACGATTTCATTTCAAACTATTAGTAAGGCATTAGCTACATTTATTAGAGGACAAAACCCAGATACACCATTTGATCGTTTTATGCGTGGTAATCCCATGGCATTAAATGAAGACCAAATTCATGGAATGCATTTGTTTAGAACAAAGGCTAGATGTATGAACTGTCATCAAGGCGCAATGTTAACTGATCAAAAATTCCATCACCTTGGGACATCTTTTTATGGTGTAGATGGCTTCAGGGGAAGGGCAAGCGCGACAGGAGACTTAAGGGAGACAGGTCAGTTCAGAACCCAGCCATTGCGAGCTGCGACAATAACACCGCCCTTTATGCACAATGGTTTAGTTAATAGCCTTCCACACTTAATTGAAATGTATAGCATGGGCTGGTGGCAGAACAATCCACCAAGTAATAAGAGCTTAGATGATAAAGACTTTCCAAAGCTGTCGCCGCACATACAAGCTTTAGAACTTACAAAGGATGAGAAAAAGGATCTTGAGAGTTTTCTTCATGCGCTTTCACCTAGCGTACATTTTGTTGCAACACCGCAGTATTTACCTAGTTCAAATAAACAGGAGTTAAAAAAATGA